A portion of the Microbacterium sufflavum genome contains these proteins:
- a CDS encoding anthranilate synthase component I family protein — MRAHLSPRPLPTWADPERLFRVLAARAGDVFWLDAGDGAAEGWSLLGVGVPSPRPDDVRLDGRVSEPGLPPFLGGWVGWCTYEGGAAAAGAPVSADDPVPDGWMRVTHAIAWDHARHRLWALDPAGPDADPWADELLVAAVDPTPARPDPTPGTTVARHAPAEYAELIERCRALIRAGVAYQLCLTTRFTVPGTHDPVEVYRRLRAATPAHHGGFVRIGGRALLSASPEQFLHAAGGVVRTRPIKGTRPRSTDPDTDAALAAELAGDPKERAENVMIVDLMRNDLSRVCVPGTIRVDGLWVVESYPAVHQLVSTVSGTLADGVTLGALLAAAFPAGSMTGAPKLSAMTRLHELESGPRGVYAGCFGYVGVDGAADLAMVIRSIVIAGDEAVVGAGGGITWGSVPAAEVAEVATKARAPLAALGAEPPWPWGSDILN; from the coding sequence GTGCGCGCGCACCTGAGCCCCCGACCCCTGCCGACCTGGGCGGACCCCGAGCGGCTGTTCCGCGTGCTCGCCGCCAGGGCGGGTGACGTGTTCTGGCTGGACGCGGGGGACGGAGCCGCGGAGGGGTGGAGTCTGCTGGGGGTCGGCGTGCCGTCGCCGAGACCCGACGATGTGCGGCTGGACGGCCGCGTCTCCGAGCCCGGGCTCCCCCCGTTCCTCGGCGGATGGGTCGGCTGGTGCACGTACGAGGGCGGTGCCGCGGCCGCCGGTGCCCCGGTGTCCGCGGACGACCCGGTGCCCGACGGCTGGATGCGGGTGACCCACGCGATCGCCTGGGACCATGCGCGCCATCGCCTGTGGGCGCTCGACCCCGCCGGGCCGGACGCCGACCCCTGGGCGGACGAGCTCCTCGTCGCGGCGGTCGACCCCACTCCCGCGCGGCCGGATCCGACACCGGGGACCACCGTGGCCCGGCACGCCCCCGCGGAGTACGCCGAGCTCATCGAGCGGTGCCGCGCCCTGATCCGCGCGGGCGTCGCGTATCAGCTCTGCCTCACCACGCGCTTCACCGTGCCGGGGACGCACGACCCGGTCGAGGTGTACCGGCGGCTGCGGGCGGCGACCCCCGCGCACCACGGGGGCTTCGTGCGCATCGGCGGGCGCGCGCTGCTGAGCGCCAGTCCGGAGCAGTTCCTCCACGCGGCGGGCGGAGTCGTGCGCACCCGGCCGATCAAGGGCACCCGGCCGCGCAGCACCGACCCCGACACGGATGCCGCGCTCGCCGCCGAGCTCGCCGGCGACCCGAAGGAGCGCGCGGAGAACGTGATGATCGTCGATCTCATGCGCAACGACCTGTCGCGCGTGTGCGTGCCCGGCACGATCCGCGTCGACGGGCTGTGGGTCGTGGAGAGCTACCCGGCCGTGCACCAGCTCGTGAGCACGGTGAGCGGCACCCTGGCGGACGGCGTCACGCTCGGCGCGCTGCTCGCGGCCGCGTTCCCCGCCGGCAGCATGACCGGGGCGCCGAAGCTGTCGGCGATGACGCGGCTGCACGAGCTGGAGAGCGGCCCCCGGGGGGTGTACGCCGGCTGCTTCGGCTACGTGGGCGTGGACGGCGCGGCCGACCTCGCGATGGTGATCCGCAGCATCGTGATCGCGGGGGACGAGGCCGTGGTCGGAGCGGGCGGCGGGATCACGTGGGGCTCGGTGCCGGCGGCCGAGGTCGCCGAGGTCGCGACCAAGGCGAGGGCTCCGCTCGCGGCGCTGGGCGCGGAGCCGCCCTGGCCGTGGGGTTCCGATATCCTGAACTGA
- the leuS gene encoding leucine--tRNA ligase: MPSAHAIQAKWQKYWAEHETFLTGGDGDTRPRRYVLAMFPYPSGDLHMGHAENYLYSDIVARFWRHRGHNVLNPIGWDSFGLPAENAAIRQGADPREWTYQNIAQQKVGFEQYGVSFDWSRVLHTSDPEYYRWNQWLFLKMYERGLAYRKKSPVNWCPNDQTVLANEQVVDGRCERCGYEVVKKKLTQWYFRITDYADRLLDDLNQLEGFWPHKVLQMQRNWIGRSVGADVDFRIEGRDEPVTVFSTRPDTLHGATFFVVAPDSDLAAELAAEAPVEVRQRFQDYLEQVQKESDIDRQSTDRPKTGVFLERYAINPVNGEKLPVWAADYVLADYGHGAVMAVPAHDQRDLDFARAFDLPVKVVVDTTAPITGAMPVIEVDEEGVPIDTGAALDEQHPASTGVALTGDGRMINSGPLNGLSKRNAIARAIEQLEASGTGRAAKNYRLRDWLISRQRFWGTPIPMLHGDDGRIVPVPEDRLPVKLPSVEGLDLKPKGTSPLGGAESWVRTTDPETGDPMLRDPDTMDTFVDSSWYFLRFLSPNSDTVAFDPAQASRWAPVDSYIGGVEHAILHLLYARFITKVLFDMGLIDFTEPFSNLINQGMVLLDGQKMSKSKGNLVLFQEELDAHGADALRVGLAFAGPVEDDKDWADVSTTGAQKFLSRALRIGHEVSSPVDVVFDGGDAALRRATHKLLAEAPALVEQTKFNVLVARLMELVNVTRKTIDGAGGAGDPAVREAAETIAVMLDLIAPHTAEEMWELLGHEPSVGLVTWRSADPALLVEDTVTAVVQVGGKVRAQLEVPARIGEAELEALARADERVIRSIGDREIVKVVVRAPKIVSIVVAG; the protein is encoded by the coding sequence ATGCCCTCGGCGCACGCCATCCAGGCCAAGTGGCAGAAGTACTGGGCGGAGCACGAGACGTTCCTCACCGGCGGCGACGGCGACACCCGCCCGCGGCGCTACGTCCTGGCGATGTTCCCGTACCCCTCGGGCGACCTGCACATGGGGCACGCGGAGAACTACCTCTACTCCGACATCGTGGCGCGGTTCTGGCGTCACCGCGGGCACAACGTGCTCAACCCGATCGGCTGGGACTCGTTCGGCCTGCCCGCCGAGAACGCGGCGATCCGCCAGGGCGCGGACCCGCGCGAGTGGACCTATCAGAACATCGCGCAGCAGAAGGTCGGCTTCGAGCAGTACGGCGTCTCGTTCGACTGGAGCCGCGTCCTGCACACGTCCGACCCGGAGTACTACCGCTGGAACCAGTGGCTGTTCCTGAAGATGTACGAGCGCGGCCTGGCGTACCGCAAGAAGAGCCCGGTCAACTGGTGCCCGAACGACCAGACGGTGCTGGCGAACGAGCAGGTCGTCGACGGTCGCTGCGAGCGCTGCGGCTACGAGGTCGTGAAGAAGAAGCTCACCCAGTGGTATTTCCGCATCACCGACTACGCGGATCGGCTGCTCGACGACCTGAACCAGCTCGAGGGTTTCTGGCCGCACAAGGTGCTGCAGATGCAGCGCAACTGGATCGGCCGCTCGGTCGGCGCCGACGTGGACTTCCGCATCGAGGGCCGTGACGAGCCGGTGACGGTGTTCTCCACGCGCCCTGACACCCTGCACGGTGCGACGTTCTTCGTGGTGGCGCCCGACTCCGATCTCGCCGCTGAACTGGCCGCCGAGGCTCCCGTCGAGGTGCGCCAGCGGTTCCAGGACTATCTGGAGCAGGTGCAGAAGGAGTCCGACATCGATCGGCAGTCCACGGATCGCCCCAAGACGGGCGTGTTCCTGGAGCGCTACGCGATCAACCCCGTGAACGGCGAGAAGCTGCCGGTGTGGGCCGCCGACTACGTGCTGGCCGACTACGGCCACGGCGCCGTGATGGCGGTTCCCGCGCACGACCAGCGCGACCTCGACTTCGCCCGCGCCTTCGACCTGCCGGTCAAGGTCGTGGTCGACACGACCGCGCCGATCACGGGGGCCATGCCGGTGATCGAGGTCGACGAGGAGGGCGTCCCGATCGACACGGGCGCCGCCCTCGACGAGCAGCACCCCGCATCGACCGGTGTCGCGCTCACGGGCGACGGTCGCATGATCAACTCGGGTCCGCTGAACGGGCTGTCCAAGCGCAACGCGATCGCCCGCGCGATCGAGCAGCTGGAGGCGTCGGGCACGGGCCGTGCGGCGAAGAACTACCGTCTGCGCGACTGGCTGATCTCGCGACAGCGCTTCTGGGGAACGCCGATCCCGATGCTGCACGGCGACGACGGCCGCATCGTGCCGGTGCCCGAGGACCGGCTGCCCGTGAAGCTGCCGAGCGTCGAGGGACTCGACCTCAAGCCCAAGGGCACCTCGCCGCTGGGCGGGGCGGAGAGCTGGGTGCGCACGACCGACCCGGAGACCGGCGACCCCATGCTGCGCGACCCCGACACGATGGACACGTTCGTCGACAGCTCGTGGTACTTCCTGCGCTTCCTCTCGCCGAACAGCGACACCGTGGCGTTCGACCCCGCCCAGGCGTCGCGCTGGGCCCCGGTGGACTCGTACATCGGCGGCGTCGAGCACGCGATCCTGCACCTGCTCTACGCACGGTTCATCACGAAGGTCCTGTTCGACATGGGCCTGATCGACTTCACCGAGCCGTTCTCGAACCTGATCAACCAGGGGATGGTGCTGCTCGACGGGCAGAAGATGTCGAAGAGCAAGGGCAACCTGGTGCTGTTCCAGGAGGAGCTCGACGCACACGGCGCCGATGCGCTGCGCGTGGGCCTCGCCTTCGCCGGTCCGGTGGAAGACGACAAGGACTGGGCGGACGTGTCGACCACGGGCGCGCAGAAGTTCCTCTCGCGTGCGCTGCGCATCGGGCACGAGGTGTCGAGCCCGGTCGACGTGGTGTTCGACGGGGGAGACGCGGCCCTGCGTCGCGCCACGCACAAGCTGCTCGCGGAGGCTCCGGCGCTGGTCGAGCAGACCAAGTTCAACGTGCTGGTCGCCCGGCTGATGGAGCTGGTGAACGTCACCCGCAAGACCATCGACGGCGCGGGCGGTGCGGGCGACCCCGCGGTGCGCGAGGCCGCCGAGACGATCGCCGTGATGCTCGACCTGATCGCGCCGCACACCGCGGAGGAGATGTGGGAGCTGCTCGGGCACGAACCGTCCGTCGGACTGGTCACGTGGCGCTCGGCCGACCCCGCGCTGCTCGTGGAGGACACGGTCACGGCCGTCGTGCAGGTGGGCGGCAAGGTGCGGGCTCAGCTCGAGGTCCCCGCGCGCATCGGCGAGGCCGAGCTGGAAGCGCTCGCTCGCGCGGATGAGCGTGTGATCCGGTCGATCGGCGACCGCGAGATCGTGAAGGTCGTCGTGCGCGCTCCCAAGATCGTCAGCATCGTCGTCGCGGGCTGA
- a CDS encoding helix-hairpin-helix domain-containing protein — translation MTPPAPTPVPRQRRLRLGVGAAVALALVVLSAAVGLGILRGQGAPAESYPVGDRATAAPSSDVLYVHVLGAVERPGLYVVGGDARLVDAVAAAGGTTVDADLAAINLARRVEDGEQILVPVVGGSGAGSPAAAPTDARIDLNAADQAALETLPRIGPALAARIIAWREENGRFQSVDDLLGVPGIGEKLLAGLRDGVRV, via the coding sequence GTGACTCCTCCCGCACCGACACCCGTACCCCGGCAGCGACGACTGCGGCTCGGTGTCGGCGCCGCGGTGGCGCTCGCGCTCGTCGTGCTGTCGGCCGCGGTGGGTCTGGGCATCCTGCGCGGCCAGGGCGCACCGGCGGAGTCCTACCCGGTGGGCGACCGTGCGACGGCCGCGCCGTCGTCCGACGTGCTGTACGTGCACGTGCTCGGCGCGGTCGAGCGGCCGGGACTGTACGTCGTCGGCGGTGATGCGCGGCTGGTCGATGCCGTGGCGGCTGCGGGCGGGACGACGGTCGACGCCGACCTCGCCGCGATCAACCTCGCCCGCCGGGTCGAGGACGGCGAGCAGATCCTGGTGCCCGTGGTCGGTGGGTCGGGCGCCGGTTCTCCTGCCGCGGCACCCACGGACGCGCGGATCGACCTCAACGCGGCCGACCAGGCCGCGCTGGAGACGCTGCCGCGGATCGGTCCCGCCCTGGCCGCCCGCATCATCGCGTGGCGGGAGGAGAACGGACGCTTCCAGTCGGTGGACGACCTCCTCGGCGTGCCGGGCATCGGGGAGAAGCTGCTCGCGGGATTACGCGACGGGGTACGGGTGTGA
- a CDS encoding ComEC/Rec2 family competence protein, with protein sequence MKSRDLRLVPVALAVWAAALVCVFQPGLAAACALVCGVAAGVVLLVLLARGRHGAGLVLLMLAAAAATALSVGYALPSREAAAGQGGRVVEAVVEVTSSASTGQDGRLWVEATTQSLGPPGRARPVAVPVRIGTATADGIDLGARLRVVGETSATEAGERAVLVLYATTTEVVQPPSGVFGVAATARRAFVDRALRLPEPGGALLPGLAVGDTRAVGSDLDEDMRSSGLSHLTAVSGANCAIVVAAVFGLTALCGGGRALRVVLAATALSGFVVLVTPEPSVVRAAVMAGAGMLSVLLGRPSAGAGVLALSTIMILVSDPWLAATPGFALSAVATGALILLAPPLSRGLRRWMPGPVALAIAVPLSAQLACGPIIALFAEQQSLIGVAANLIAEPAAPVATVVGLLACLAGPVPAVADLLAATAWLPATWIATTAQVTADLPGATILLPAGIGSAALVAGLGAAVVVVCLEGGSRGPR encoded by the coding sequence GTGAAGTCCCGCGATCTCCGGCTCGTGCCGGTCGCCCTCGCGGTGTGGGCGGCGGCGCTCGTCTGCGTGTTCCAGCCCGGTCTCGCGGCGGCCTGTGCGCTCGTGTGCGGCGTCGCGGCGGGCGTCGTCCTGCTGGTGCTGCTCGCACGGGGGAGGCACGGCGCGGGCCTGGTCCTCCTGATGCTCGCGGCGGCCGCGGCCACGGCGCTGTCCGTGGGGTACGCCCTTCCGTCGCGCGAAGCCGCCGCGGGACAGGGCGGCCGCGTGGTCGAAGCGGTGGTCGAGGTCACGTCGTCCGCGTCCACCGGTCAGGACGGGCGGCTCTGGGTCGAGGCGACCACGCAGAGCCTCGGTCCGCCGGGTCGGGCGCGCCCGGTCGCGGTGCCGGTGCGGATCGGGACCGCGACAGCCGACGGCATCGACCTCGGCGCCCGGCTCCGCGTCGTGGGGGAGACCTCCGCGACGGAGGCGGGGGAGCGCGCGGTGCTGGTGCTCTACGCCACGACCACGGAGGTCGTGCAGCCTCCGTCCGGGGTGTTCGGCGTGGCCGCCACGGCGCGCCGCGCCTTCGTCGACCGCGCGCTGCGGCTGCCCGAGCCGGGCGGGGCGCTCCTGCCGGGACTCGCCGTGGGGGACACCAGGGCGGTGGGCTCCGACCTGGACGAAGACATGCGTTCGAGCGGTCTCAGTCACCTCACGGCCGTGAGCGGGGCGAACTGCGCGATCGTGGTGGCGGCGGTCTTCGGGCTCACGGCGCTGTGCGGTGGCGGCCGGGCGCTGCGGGTGGTGCTCGCGGCCACGGCGCTCTCCGGCTTCGTGGTGCTGGTCACGCCGGAGCCGAGCGTGGTGCGCGCCGCGGTGATGGCGGGCGCGGGGATGCTGTCCGTGCTCCTGGGACGACCGAGCGCCGGTGCAGGCGTGCTCGCCCTGTCGACGATCATGATCCTGGTGTCCGATCCGTGGCTCGCCGCGACGCCCGGCTTCGCGCTGTCGGCCGTCGCGACGGGCGCACTCATCCTGCTCGCACCGCCGTTGTCACGCGGGTTGCGACGGTGGATGCCGGGCCCGGTCGCGCTGGCGATCGCGGTCCCGCTCTCGGCGCAGCTCGCGTGCGGCCCCATCATCGCGCTGTTCGCGGAACAGCAGTCGCTCATCGGCGTGGCGGCGAACCTGATCGCGGAACCCGCGGCACCGGTCGCGACCGTGGTCGGGCTGCTCGCCTGCCTCGCGGGGCCCGTGCCCGCGGTCGCCGACCTCCTGGCCGCCACCGCGTGGCTGCCCGCGACCTGGATCGCGACGACCGCCCAGGTGACCGCGGACCTGCCCGGTGCGACCATCCTGCTGCCCGCAGGGATCGGCAGCGCGGCACTGGTCGCCGGGCTCGGCGCCGCGGTCGTGGTCGTGTGCCTGGAGGGCGGGAGCCGTGGTCCGCGGTAG
- a CDS encoding ComEC/Rec2 family competence protein, which yields MRGGAVLRGGAVTVLVVAGSLAGAQALLGGPLATAATPDGWSIAACDVGQGDALLVRSEGAVALIDTGPAPEPLRDCLRSLGIDRLDLLVLTHFDLDHAGGVEAVRGRVSAVLHGPTADADDERTLASLAAGGARVEQASAGLRGTLGGATWRVRWPVRDTAAFPAGNDLGVVMEFSGGGVPRSLFLADLSAPAQRLLQRSERLGPYAVVKVAHHGSADQDPGLYQALSPVVALISVGADNDYGHPRRETLDLLGALGAQVYRTDERGRILLGLRHGALAMWSETTPERRGRRRGSGSSCRSAPNQRQRSSDRGVGRRR from the coding sequence GTGCGCGGCGGCGCCGTGCTGCGCGGTGGCGCCGTGACGGTGCTCGTGGTCGCGGGCTCCCTCGCCGGGGCGCAGGCCCTGCTCGGCGGGCCCCTCGCGACGGCCGCGACCCCGGACGGCTGGTCGATCGCCGCGTGCGACGTGGGTCAGGGCGACGCGCTGCTCGTCCGATCCGAGGGCGCCGTGGCTCTGATCGACACCGGTCCGGCGCCGGAACCTCTTCGCGACTGCCTGCGCTCGCTCGGCATCGACCGACTCGACCTGCTCGTGCTCACCCACTTCGATCTGGACCATGCGGGCGGCGTCGAGGCCGTGCGGGGCCGGGTGTCCGCGGTGCTGCACGGGCCGACCGCCGACGCGGACGACGAGCGGACCCTCGCCTCGCTCGCGGCCGGGGGAGCACGGGTCGAGCAGGCGTCCGCGGGGCTCAGGGGAACCCTGGGCGGGGCGACCTGGCGCGTGCGGTGGCCCGTTCGCGATACGGCGGCGTTCCCCGCGGGCAACGACCTCGGCGTCGTGATGGAGTTTAGCGGGGGAGGGGTGCCTCGCTCGCTCTTCCTCGCCGATCTGTCGGCCCCTGCGCAGCGGCTGCTCCAGCGTTCGGAGCGCCTCGGCCCGTACGCGGTGGTGAAGGTCGCCCACCACGGCAGCGCCGACCAGGACCCCGGGCTCTACCAGGCGCTGTCACCCGTGGTCGCGCTCATCAGCGTGGGCGCCGACAACGACTACGGGCACCCGCGCCGCGAGACGCTCGACCTGCTGGGCGCGCTGGGGGCCCAGGTGTATCGGACCGACGAGCGCGGACGCATCCTGCTCGGGCTGCGTCACGGCGCTCTGGCGATGTGGAGCGAGACGACTCCCGAGCGTCGAGGTCGTCGCCGCGGCAGCGGGTCATCGTGCAGGTCTGCGCCGAACCAGCGGCAGCGCTCGTCCGATCGCGGTGTCGGACGCCGCCGGTAG
- the holA gene encoding DNA polymerase III subunit delta, producing MAASRPPARGGAKPAKIPQLSWREPRPAPIVLVSGPEEVCAERAIAGVRDYLRAEDPALEVSDVRADDYAPGTLLALTSPSLFGEPRLVRVSGVEKCSDAFLQEAVSYLEQPQEGATVVLRHTGASVRGKKLLDALRAGTGGGIEIPCPAIKRDGDRVDFAAGEFAAAKKRIAPPALRALVSAFADDLTELAAACQQLIGDVEGDVTEEVVTKYYGGRVEVSAFVVADTAIAGRYGEALVSLRHALASGADPVPMVAAFAMKLRTMARVAGNREPSRQLAQRLGMKDWQVDRARRDLAGWNERSLGMAIQATARADAEVKGAARDPIFALERMVTVIATREPFGG from the coding sequence ATGGCAGCGTCCCGTCCTCCCGCCCGCGGTGGCGCGAAGCCCGCGAAGATCCCGCAGTTGTCGTGGCGCGAGCCCCGTCCCGCCCCGATCGTGCTCGTCTCCGGTCCGGAAGAGGTCTGCGCCGAGCGTGCGATCGCCGGTGTCCGCGACTATCTGCGCGCCGAGGATCCGGCCCTCGAGGTCAGCGACGTCCGCGCCGACGACTACGCGCCGGGCACGCTCCTGGCCCTCACGTCGCCCTCCCTGTTCGGTGAGCCGCGCCTGGTGCGGGTCTCCGGCGTCGAGAAGTGCTCCGACGCGTTCCTGCAGGAGGCCGTGTCCTATCTCGAGCAACCGCAGGAGGGCGCTACGGTCGTGCTCCGTCACACGGGCGCGAGCGTTCGTGGCAAGAAGCTGCTCGACGCCCTGCGCGCCGGCACGGGCGGGGGCATCGAGATCCCCTGCCCGGCGATCAAGCGAGACGGCGACAGGGTCGACTTCGCGGCGGGGGAGTTCGCGGCCGCCAAGAAGCGCATCGCGCCCCCGGCCCTGCGAGCCCTGGTCTCCGCGTTCGCCGATGACCTCACCGAGCTCGCCGCTGCCTGCCAGCAGCTGATCGGCGACGTCGAGGGCGACGTCACGGAAGAGGTCGTCACCAAGTACTACGGGGGCCGGGTCGAGGTGTCGGCGTTCGTCGTCGCCGACACGGCGATCGCCGGGCGCTACGGCGAGGCCCTGGTGTCGCTGCGGCACGCCCTGGCCTCCGGAGCGGATCCGGTGCCCATGGTCGCGGCGTTCGCCATGAAGCTGCGCACGATGGCGCGGGTCGCCGGGAATCGGGAGCCGAGCCGTCAGCTCGCCCAGCGCCTCGGGATGAAGGACTGGCAGGTCGACCGCGCCCGCCGCGACCTCGCGGGCTGGAACGAGCGGTCGCTCGGGATGGCGATCCAGGCCACCGCCCGCGCCGACGCCGAGGTGAAGGGTGCCGCCCGCGACCCGATCTTCGCGCTCGAGCGCATGGTCACCGTCATCGCCACGCGGGAGCCCTTCGGCGGCTGA
- the rpsT gene encoding 30S ribosomal protein S20: protein MANIKSQIKRNKTNEKAHERNKAVKSELKTLVRQTREAVAAGDKAAAEKVLKKATVKLDKAVSKGVLHKNQAANRKSAIAKKVAAL from the coding sequence GTGGCAAACATCAAGTCGCAGATCAAGCGCAACAAGACCAACGAGAAGGCTCACGAGCGCAACAAGGCCGTGAAGAGCGAGCTGAAGACTCTCGTCCGCCAGACCCGCGAGGCCGTCGCCGCCGGCGACAAGGCCGCCGCCGAGAAGGTCCTGAAGAAGGCCACGGTCAAGCTCGACAAGGCCGTCAGCAAGGGCGTGCTCCACAAGAACCAGGCGGCCAACCGCAAGTCGGCCATCGCCAAGAAGGTCGCCGCTCTCTGA
- a CDS encoding glycoside hydrolase family 1 protein, producing the protein MTPASVPSPALGRLRWSAATSALQIEGSRSADGGGRSIWDDYLEAPGAIVDGSTADPACDSYRHPERDADLASALGLDRYRFSIPWARVQPDGRGRGNTAALDHYSRFVDLLLERGVTPFPTLFHWEMPSTVEETGGWLARDTAERFGEYAAIVADRLGDRVAHWYTLNEPAMTTLQGYAVGALAPGKQLLFDALPTAHHQLLAHARAAAALRTRGATAVGLVNNHTWVLPLQDAPEDHEAAFVYDLLHNRIFSTPLLDGAYPDLEALGLPPLPVEEGDLAAIGGSIDFYGVNFYNPTTVTAAPAGGSIPFDIVPTPGVPVTGFGPEWPIMPSALRDLLIDLHARHPQLPPVIIGENGASFPEPDTAARVDDADRISYLSGHIAAVAEAIDAGVPVEEYTVWSLLDNWEWADGYTQRFGLVHVDFATGECTPKASYDWYRDLIASVRTGATMSAVRR; encoded by the coding sequence ATGACCCCCGCCTCCGTTCCTTCCCCCGCGCTCGGCCGGCTCCGCTGGTCTGCGGCGACCTCGGCGCTCCAGATCGAGGGCTCGCGCTCCGCCGACGGGGGAGGGCGCTCGATCTGGGACGACTACCTCGAAGCTCCCGGCGCGATCGTCGACGGCTCCACCGCCGACCCCGCCTGCGACAGCTACCGCCATCCCGAGCGTGACGCCGACCTCGCCTCCGCCCTCGGCCTCGACCGCTACCGCTTCTCGATCCCGTGGGCGCGGGTGCAGCCCGACGGACGTGGGCGCGGGAACACCGCAGCCCTCGACCACTACTCCCGGTTCGTCGATCTGCTGCTGGAGCGCGGCGTCACGCCGTTCCCCACGCTGTTCCACTGGGAGATGCCGAGCACCGTGGAGGAGACGGGCGGGTGGCTCGCGCGCGACACCGCCGAGCGATTCGGCGAGTATGCGGCGATCGTGGCCGACCGCCTGGGCGACCGCGTCGCGCACTGGTACACCCTCAACGAGCCGGCGATGACGACGCTCCAGGGCTATGCCGTGGGTGCCCTCGCGCCGGGGAAGCAGCTGCTGTTCGACGCGCTGCCCACCGCGCACCACCAGCTGCTGGCACACGCGCGGGCCGCGGCGGCGCTGCGCACGCGGGGGGCCACGGCGGTGGGACTGGTCAACAACCACACCTGGGTCCTCCCGCTGCAGGATGCGCCAGAGGACCACGAGGCGGCGTTCGTCTACGACCTCCTGCACAACCGGATCTTCAGCACCCCGCTGCTCGACGGCGCGTATCCCGACCTGGAGGCGCTCGGGCTGCCGCCGCTGCCCGTCGAGGAGGGCGACCTGGCGGCGATCGGCGGCTCGATCGACTTCTACGGCGTCAACTTCTACAACCCCACGACTGTGACCGCCGCTCCCGCCGGTGGCTCCATCCCGTTCGACATCGTGCCGACCCCCGGTGTGCCGGTGACGGGTTTCGGACCGGAGTGGCCGATCATGCCGTCCGCCCTGCGCGACCTGCTGATCGACCTGCACGCCCGGCACCCGCAGCTGCCGCCCGTGATCATCGGTGAGAACGGTGCCTCCTTCCCCGAGCCCGACACGGCGGCCCGCGTGGACGACGCCGACCGGATCTCCTACCTGTCGGGGCACATCGCCGCGGTCGCCGAGGCCATCGACGCCGGAGTGCCGGTCGAGGAGTACACGGTGTGGTCGCTGCTGGACAACTGGGAGTGGGCCGACGGCTACACCCAGCGCTTCGGGCTGGTGCACGTCGATTTCGCCACGGGGGAGTGCACCCCGAAGGCCTCGTACGACTGGTACCGCGACCTGATCGCCTCCGTCCGCACCGGTGCCACGATGTCGGCGGTCCGGCGATGA
- a CDS encoding MFS transporter: protein MTAAPATHRVRAGARWMSLFTLAWLAIWTVQLTPVQLLLPLQLDTPEDDWIRGVVSSGLVLGVGGLAGIVAGPAAGALSDRARAGRHRRRPWALGGVWLTALCLVLTGFATGPWAVGAGWVGVSIGVAVSSAAFTALIADQLPTTQRGAASAAVGSAQAVGIVLGVGLVVLLGLDIVSGYLLLAAVIAIAGSVAALLLPDPPTTEALRPRDAGRPRLASLRDRDFAWMLSGRLVTNIGNALGTALFLFFLLHGLGQENATAQDNLLLLIVVYTVFVVLASVVTGLVSDRTGRRRTLTVAATVVQAASGVAIVLVPTFEMTMVAAALMGLGYGAFSTVGLAFAADLLPDEQDHARDLGIVNVTAALGQLIGPVLGAGLVALVGGFWLVFLAAAVLSLVGGLLTAFARQPARS from the coding sequence ATGACCGCGGCTCCGGCGACGCACCGCGTCCGGGCCGGCGCGCGGTGGATGTCGCTGTTCACGCTGGCGTGGCTGGCGATCTGGACCGTGCAGCTCACCCCGGTGCAGCTGCTCCTCCCGCTGCAGCTCGATACCCCGGAGGACGACTGGATCCGCGGGGTCGTGTCCTCCGGCCTCGTGCTCGGGGTGGGCGGGCTCGCGGGCATCGTCGCCGGTCCGGCCGCCGGTGCCCTGTCGGATCGCGCGCGCGCCGGACGGCACCGCCGACGCCCGTGGGCGCTGGGTGGCGTCTGGCTCACAGCCCTGTGCCTGGTGCTGACCGGGTTCGCGACCGGACCCTGGGCGGTCGGTGCCGGGTGGGTGGGTGTCTCGATCGGCGTCGCGGTGTCGTCGGCCGCCTTCACCGCCCTGATCGCGGATCAGCTTCCGACCACGCAGCGGGGGGCCGCCTCGGCCGCCGTCGGTTCTGCTCAGGCGGTCGGGATCGTGCTCGGCGTCGGGCTGGTCGTGCTGCTCGGACTCGACATCGTGTCGGGCTACCTGCTCCTGGCCGCGGTGATCGCGATCGCGGGGTCGGTGGCCGCGCTCCTGCTGCCCGACCCACCGACGACCGAGGCGCTGCGTCCCCGTGACGCCGGACGCCCCCGACTGGCCTCGCTGCGCGACCGCGACTTCGCCTGGATGCTGTCCGGTCGACTGGTGACCAACATCGGCAACGCGCTCGGCACCGCCCTGTTCCTGTTCTTCCTGCTGCACGGGCTCGGGCAGGAGAACGCGACCGCCCAGGACAACCTGCTGCTGCTGATCGTCGTCTACACGGTGTTCGTGGTGCTCGCATCGGTGGTCACAGGCCTCGTGTCCGACCGGACAGGGCGGCGCCGCACGCTCACGGTCGCCGCGACCGTGGTGCAGGCAGCGTCCGGGGTGGCGATCGTGCTGGTGCCCACGTTCGAGATGACGATGGTCGCCGCGGCGCTCATGGGGCTCGGCTACGGCGCCTTCTCTACGGTGGGACTCGCGTTCGCGGCCGACCTGCTGCCGGACGAGCAGGACCACGCGCGCGACCTCGGCATCGTGAACGTCACCGCGGCGCTCGGTCAGCTGATCGGCCCGGTGCTCGGGGCGGGGCTGGTGGCGCTGGTCGGCGGCTTCTGGCTCGTCTTCCTCGCCGCTGCGGTGCTGTCGCTCGTGGGGGGTCTGCTCACGGCGTTCGCACGGCAGCCCGCCCGCTCATGA